A single genomic interval of Aureliella helgolandensis harbors:
- a CDS encoding plastocyanin/azurin family copper-binding protein, translating to MKNLVHLICVIGLLFCLSTSVWAQHDHGHAGTEAVEVPKVFLDKSPRIVEYQLKRLSNAQLLLIETQTDDGKYAPVYSAILSREGMSPADREQALAGLVAINQTTSITELVKVLLAVPANNEAGGRIIKGIAKILFEQPASDLAQESDVIGQLTDSPNPLLPPIGYAAMILGADQRLPSDSPGTATPPAAWEYALSREQVIPWLKSIALVPNGDLRLPMHEQVMQLTDVSQPIEVRLAAVTALSAIAIQQENTFASVADLVVIPELQDAAIRTLLSVPREHRAAGTSLQLIEWLVDHAEQTPPADRTGTAFLDALELVDQLLGQVPTASAKPFRERLRETVVRVVRIHTVEEEMRYDIEYFAVEAGRPVQLVLINEDLMPHNVVITAPGALKEVADAALLAGPDGGRDGKQYVPDRPDVLFATNMVGARESERLTFTAPEVPGEYPFVCTFPNHWMRMYGVMVVVADLDAWQRDPVVPKDPIGSNRSFVQSWKMSDFNDSLAKGLEGRSPAIGERLFVEATCALCHKAGGHTVGNVGPELNQLFAKWKGDSRAILQEIIDPSHRIDENYAVHQILTIDGDALSGLIVQSDKDTISILQNPDAKEPTVINRDDIDEMVKTSVSMMPKSLLDRFSRDEVYEIMAYLKSIQVP from the coding sequence ATGAAGAACCTCGTCCATTTAATTTGCGTCATTGGGCTCCTCTTTTGCTTAAGCACCTCAGTCTGGGCACAGCACGATCACGGACACGCGGGAACCGAGGCGGTTGAGGTCCCCAAAGTCTTTCTGGACAAGTCCCCGCGCATCGTCGAGTATCAATTGAAGCGGTTGAGCAATGCTCAGCTATTGTTGATTGAAACGCAGACGGACGATGGTAAATATGCTCCCGTCTATTCAGCCATCCTGTCGCGTGAAGGGATGTCTCCGGCCGATCGCGAGCAAGCATTGGCCGGTTTGGTCGCCATCAACCAAACAACTTCCATTACCGAGCTTGTGAAGGTTTTGTTGGCAGTGCCTGCCAACAACGAGGCTGGCGGACGCATCATCAAGGGAATCGCCAAGATTCTGTTTGAACAACCCGCCAGCGATTTGGCACAAGAGTCCGACGTGATTGGTCAATTAACCGACAGCCCTAATCCGTTGCTGCCACCGATTGGCTACGCGGCGATGATTCTGGGGGCGGATCAGAGGCTTCCATCCGATTCCCCTGGGACTGCTACGCCGCCGGCTGCTTGGGAATATGCTCTCTCCCGAGAGCAAGTGATTCCCTGGCTTAAGAGTATCGCGTTGGTGCCAAATGGCGACTTGCGTTTGCCGATGCATGAACAAGTCATGCAGTTGACGGACGTTTCTCAGCCCATCGAGGTCCGTTTGGCTGCGGTAACGGCTTTGTCGGCTATCGCGATTCAACAAGAAAATACATTCGCTTCCGTTGCAGACCTCGTTGTGATTCCAGAACTGCAAGATGCAGCGATTCGGACGCTTCTGTCGGTTCCCCGAGAGCATCGAGCGGCGGGAACCAGTCTGCAGTTGATCGAATGGTTGGTGGACCATGCCGAGCAAACCCCACCTGCCGATCGTACGGGAACCGCTTTCTTGGACGCGCTGGAGTTGGTCGACCAATTGCTAGGGCAAGTCCCTACCGCATCGGCTAAGCCATTTCGCGAGCGGCTGCGAGAAACGGTGGTGCGAGTTGTGCGCATCCATACCGTCGAAGAGGAGATGCGATATGACATAGAGTACTTTGCGGTTGAGGCAGGGCGGCCGGTCCAATTGGTGCTGATCAATGAAGATTTGATGCCGCACAACGTGGTCATTACCGCTCCAGGGGCACTCAAGGAAGTCGCCGATGCCGCCCTCTTGGCTGGTCCCGATGGCGGTCGCGATGGGAAGCAATACGTGCCGGACCGTCCTGATGTGCTGTTTGCCACCAACATGGTTGGCGCACGAGAGTCGGAGCGTTTGACGTTCACCGCGCCGGAAGTGCCTGGGGAATATCCCTTTGTGTGTACGTTTCCCAACCACTGGATGCGGATGTACGGAGTCATGGTGGTCGTCGCAGACCTTGATGCTTGGCAGAGAGATCCAGTCGTCCCCAAAGATCCTATCGGAAGTAACCGCTCGTTTGTCCAAAGCTGGAAAATGAGTGATTTCAACGACTCGCTGGCCAAGGGGCTGGAGGGGCGTTCGCCCGCCATCGGTGAACGCTTGTTTGTGGAAGCGACCTGCGCATTGTGCCACAAAGCTGGCGGACATACCGTCGGAAATGTGGGACCAGAGCTCAACCAGTTGTTTGCGAAATGGAAGGGTGACAGTCGCGCGATCTTGCAAGAGATTATCGACCCCTCCCACCGCATTGATGAGAACTATGCCGTCCACCAAATTCTGACGATCGATGGTGACGCGCTCTCGGGCTTGATCGTGCAGTCGGACAAGGACACCATCTCCATCCTGCAAAATCCGGATGCCAAAGAACCTACCGTGATCAATCGCGATGATATCGATGAAATGGTCAAAACCTCGGTATCAATGATGCCGAAAAGCTTGCTGGATCGATTTAGTCGCGACGAGGTCTACGAGATTATGGCGTATCTGAAGAGCATCCAAGTTCCTTAG
- a CDS encoding ABC transporter ATP-binding protein: MHNFRRATKEALRYWKTLVLASICSFAIAALWGANVGAFFPILEVTINGKSVHMWMDEETEEARERVESTKASIEQQELALTALPEDSASFTAASTALSGLRSELVAHEAKFLSCQKLDPWVKRFVPSDPFSTIAAIVGVLILSTLVKNVLLITNEVLVGRVALNISRNIRQNIFAKAMGMGRAEFAKHGTSGFTANITHTTEMLSNGLMNTFGAAVREPMKLASCLLGASLICWRLLLMSVVIAPLVGGMLFWITKRLKSIAKGVLAEADGFHSVMLESIGNIHTVQSFRQEEHEKERFGRVTMAMRNVSLKFIFFTSLSKPVIEFLGLGMLGTTIIGGAYLVLNKETSLLGIQICEEQLSVSALLVFFGMLVAASDPLRKMSAIYSSIYAGSMAADALYPLLDQVESIRDPETPQSVTSPHKMLSFKDISFGYTPDQPIIHHVSLNIPFGSTVAIVGHNGSGKSTLIHLLSRFYDPVEGVVELDGVDFRDMLVDDVRKRSALVTQHTELFNKSVAYNIRYGNPHATDEEVERAARQAHAHEFISTVLPEGYETVVGQNGNRLSGGQRQRIALARALLCNPEILILDEATSQIDMKSEQLIRESLSEHRGERTMIIITHREKLLELADEVYEVAEGRLVPRPHLSRNAA; the protein is encoded by the coding sequence ATGCATAACTTTCGACGAGCAACTAAAGAAGCGCTCCGATATTGGAAAACGCTCGTTCTGGCTAGCATCTGTTCCTTTGCAATCGCTGCACTTTGGGGCGCTAACGTAGGCGCCTTCTTTCCAATCCTTGAAGTGACCATCAACGGTAAATCTGTCCACATGTGGATGGATGAGGAAACGGAAGAAGCACGAGAACGTGTTGAGTCCACCAAAGCAAGTATTGAACAACAGGAATTGGCCCTCACGGCTCTCCCCGAAGATTCGGCCAGCTTCACTGCCGCCTCGACTGCATTGAGTGGTCTGCGCTCTGAGTTGGTGGCTCACGAGGCCAAGTTCCTGAGTTGTCAAAAGCTTGATCCCTGGGTCAAACGATTTGTTCCGAGCGACCCCTTCAGCACAATCGCAGCCATCGTGGGAGTCTTGATCCTATCGACCTTGGTCAAGAACGTGTTGCTAATCACCAACGAAGTCCTCGTTGGCCGGGTGGCACTCAATATCTCTCGCAATATTCGCCAGAATATCTTTGCCAAAGCAATGGGGATGGGGCGAGCCGAGTTTGCCAAACACGGAACAAGCGGCTTTACCGCCAATATTACGCACACCACCGAAATGCTTTCGAATGGCTTAATGAATACGTTTGGTGCTGCCGTTCGCGAGCCCATGAAACTCGCGTCCTGCTTGCTCGGTGCTAGTCTTATTTGTTGGCGATTGCTATTGATGAGCGTCGTGATTGCTCCCCTGGTAGGAGGCATGCTCTTTTGGATCACTAAACGTTTGAAGAGTATTGCCAAAGGTGTGCTTGCCGAAGCCGATGGATTTCATTCGGTGATGCTTGAGTCCATTGGAAATATCCACACGGTCCAATCCTTTCGTCAAGAAGAACACGAAAAGGAACGATTCGGGCGGGTCACCATGGCAATGCGAAATGTAAGTTTGAAGTTTATTTTCTTCACTTCGCTTTCGAAACCGGTGATTGAGTTTTTAGGATTGGGGATGCTGGGGACGACTATTATTGGCGGTGCTTACCTCGTGCTCAACAAGGAGACCTCTTTGTTGGGAATTCAGATATGTGAAGAACAGCTTAGTGTATCTGCTTTGCTAGTCTTCTTCGGTATGCTGGTTGCAGCCAGCGATCCACTACGGAAAATGTCAGCAATCTATTCGTCAATCTACGCTGGTAGCATGGCGGCAGATGCTCTCTATCCCCTGCTAGATCAAGTCGAGAGTATTCGTGATCCCGAAACTCCCCAGAGCGTTACTTCGCCTCACAAGATGCTGAGTTTCAAAGACATTTCGTTTGGCTACACACCCGACCAACCGATCATTCACCATGTATCACTCAACATTCCTTTCGGATCCACGGTGGCTATCGTCGGGCATAATGGTAGCGGCAAGTCAACGCTCATTCATCTATTGAGCAGATTCTACGACCCGGTCGAAGGTGTCGTAGAACTAGACGGCGTCGATTTCCGTGACATGCTGGTGGACGACGTGCGGAAGCGTTCGGCCCTTGTCACACAGCATACGGAGTTGTTCAACAAGTCCGTGGCTTACAATATCCGCTACGGTAATCCCCACGCCACCGACGAAGAAGTCGAACGCGCGGCAAGGCAAGCCCATGCTCACGAATTCATTTCGACGGTCCTCCCCGAAGGCTACGAAACAGTCGTGGGACAAAACGGCAATCGTCTTAGCGGTGGGCAACGGCAACGCATCGCGCTCGCGCGGGCCCTACTGTGCAACCCTGAGATCTTGATTTTGGATGAAGCCACAAGTCAGATTGATATGAAGAGTGAGCAACTGATTCGTGAATCGCTGTCCGAGCATCGCGGTGAACGCACCATGATCATTATCACGCACCGAGAAAAACTACTTGAACTCGCGGATGAAGTCTACGAAGTCGCCGAAGGCCGTTTAGTGCCACGCCCCCATCTGTCACGCAACGCGGCATGA
- a CDS encoding RNA polymerase sigma factor, whose protein sequence is MNKPELNRPESEPPQPGALERTDPASSGHARPEMLIPGAPMFADPAPAVLELADGIEEMATLGASDGETTEGGLSETQRLERTEGLLDDHSDSVYRYALRLSGCPAAAEDIAQEVFLRAFRGVHQLQDPRAAKGWLLTIARNEFLRWCRKRPAQVVANTELMEELIDGSSVGGEVERQEWVQRALEQLPDDNRLVMLMYYFEDFTYAEIAQKLAIPIGTVMSRLSRAKQNLKQALERLERPFQSPKDGEV, encoded by the coding sequence GTGAACAAACCTGAATTGAACCGTCCGGAGTCCGAGCCTCCTCAGCCTGGTGCTTTGGAACGCACCGATCCAGCTTCGTCCGGCCATGCGCGGCCAGAAATGTTGATCCCTGGAGCTCCCATGTTTGCCGACCCAGCACCGGCTGTCCTTGAATTGGCGGATGGAATCGAGGAGATGGCCACACTTGGGGCAAGCGATGGGGAAACAACCGAGGGGGGCCTGAGCGAGACGCAGCGTTTGGAGCGTACGGAAGGTCTGTTGGATGATCATTCGGACTCCGTTTACCGCTATGCCCTGCGTCTGTCGGGGTGTCCCGCGGCTGCGGAGGACATTGCTCAGGAGGTTTTTTTGCGAGCGTTTCGCGGGGTCCACCAACTCCAAGATCCTCGCGCGGCCAAGGGGTGGTTGCTGACAATTGCACGGAATGAGTTTTTGCGGTGGTGCCGTAAACGCCCTGCGCAAGTCGTTGCGAACACCGAGTTGATGGAGGAACTGATCGATGGCAGTTCGGTCGGTGGCGAAGTGGAGCGTCAGGAATGGGTCCAAAGAGCGCTGGAGCAGTTGCCCGACGACAATCGGTTGGTGATGTTAATGTATTATTTTGAAGACTTTACTTATGCTGAAATTGCCCAAAAATTGGCGATTCCGATTGGAACGGTGATGAGTCGCTTGAGTCGAGCAAAGCAAAATCTAAAACAGGCACTCGAGAGGCTGGAGCGGCCTTTTCAATCTCCCAAGGATGGTGAAGTATGA
- a CDS encoding sugar phosphate isomerase/epimerase family protein, protein MIKSAITVSLVEEARGGPFVFWNGLQDAFEQAAKHGFDAVEVFAPGPDAVDPQELKQLCDTHQLSVAAVGTGAGMVKLGLSLTDPDAGKRKAAREFVKQMIDFGGQFAAPAIIGSMQGRWGGSLSRDAALEMLKEALEELGQHALHSQVPLIYEPLNRYETNLIKTMADGVQYLESLSTQNVRLLADLFHMNIEESDIADAIRTGGKHIGHVHFVDSNRQATGLGHMDYAPIAAALKEIGYAGYASAESLPIPDSETAAAKTIAAFNKYLR, encoded by the coding sequence ATGATCAAATCAGCTATCACAGTTAGCCTCGTTGAAGAGGCCCGCGGTGGTCCCTTTGTCTTTTGGAACGGTCTACAAGATGCTTTTGAGCAAGCTGCCAAGCATGGATTTGACGCTGTTGAGGTTTTCGCGCCGGGGCCTGATGCCGTTGATCCGCAAGAGCTGAAGCAACTCTGCGACACCCATCAACTGTCGGTCGCAGCCGTAGGGACCGGGGCGGGGATGGTCAAACTCGGGCTGAGTTTAACCGATCCAGATGCCGGGAAGCGAAAGGCGGCCCGCGAGTTCGTCAAGCAAATGATTGACTTCGGAGGGCAGTTTGCCGCGCCGGCGATTATCGGATCCATGCAAGGTCGCTGGGGAGGCTCGCTCTCACGCGATGCCGCCTTGGAGATGCTGAAGGAAGCTCTCGAGGAACTCGGCCAACACGCACTGCACAGCCAGGTTCCATTGATATACGAACCACTGAATCGCTATGAGACAAATCTGATTAAGACGATGGCGGATGGGGTGCAGTATCTAGAATCGCTCAGCACTCAGAACGTCAGGCTGCTGGCCGACCTGTTTCACATGAACATCGAAGAGTCCGACATCGCTGACGCAATTCGCACCGGAGGCAAGCACATCGGGCATGTGCACTTCGTCGATTCCAATCGACAAGCGACCGGGTTGGGGCATATGGATTATGCACCGATCGCGGCTGCTCTGAAGGAGATCGGGTACGCGGGCTATGCGTCAGCCGAGTCGCTTCCCATTCCCGATTCGGAGACCGCGGCAGCCAAAACGATCGCCGCCTTCAACAAGTATTTGCGCTAG
- a CDS encoding PVC-type heme-binding CxxCH protein, with amino-acid sequence MIRHAHLGHFGIAMFAVWMSLANCEAATLELEQGDHICLVGNALGEGLQHHNAWETLLHHQFHDKQLTVRNLCFPGDEVVTRIRSMNFGTPEQHLKHSGASVILYFFGFNESFAGEAGLAQFSEDLRGMVENTLAEDFSGRGAPRIVLVSPIAFENTGDRNLPTGESENVQLAAYSQAMERVAKVAGVGFVDLFTPTKQLFANTDTRLTLNGVHLNDAGYEALADILMEGLFQTGSGDLAELKLERLQAEIDDKNFHWWHRYRAVNGYSIYGARGSAGNDGTYNNTDVMERERAILDQMTAIRDQRIWALASGETVSEHADDSQTLPFIEPRTNVGGPDDKQAKAGKLGTLDYLNAAEQQKLFKLADGYQIQLVASEEQFPELANPVALDFDNQGRLWVATMESYPHWKPKSVLNDKLLILEDNNQDGTADVCKVFADGLHQPTGFEIGRGGVFVAQQPDILFLQDTDGDDQEDTRVRRLVGFDTADSHHGISAFTWGPGGNLYFNEGTFKFSQVESPYGLTRLAEAGVWKYDPRTEKFGVHSSVAFANPWGHVFDRWGQDFIADASPGFSYWAAPISGHIEYPAKHPGGSQHRRVAEWTGGDPKFSLTTFYPKRTRPSAGAELVSSSHFPPDVQGNFLLTNCIGDRAVLSHKVFDDGSAIKGEEVSPLVYCEDGNFRPVDVQFAPDGSLYIVDWHNALIGHLQHNLRDPNRDHSHGRIWRVTYTGRPLVEVPQIEGAPIASLLEGLKTYEDRIRYNVRRELANRDSDEVVAATSKWIAGLDPQEAEYEHHLLEALWAFQTQNVVNVELLNKLLNAEDFRARAAAVRVLSFWLDQVDNPLELLRARVADANPRVRLEAVRALSFLQGDEAIEVALDVLSYDMDEFLQYTLDETMRVLEQ; translated from the coding sequence ATGATACGGCATGCACACTTAGGACACTTTGGGATAGCAATGTTCGCTGTCTGGATGTCGCTTGCAAACTGCGAGGCGGCAACACTTGAGCTTGAACAGGGCGATCATATCTGTTTGGTTGGCAACGCGTTGGGCGAAGGCCTGCAGCATCACAACGCATGGGAAACGCTGCTGCATCACCAATTCCATGACAAGCAATTGACCGTTCGCAACCTCTGCTTTCCAGGGGACGAAGTGGTCACGCGAATACGATCGATGAACTTCGGAACTCCGGAGCAGCATCTCAAGCACAGCGGCGCATCGGTCATCCTATACTTCTTCGGCTTCAATGAATCTTTTGCAGGAGAAGCGGGACTAGCTCAGTTCAGTGAAGATCTGCGCGGCATGGTGGAAAACACGCTGGCCGAGGATTTCAGTGGGCGGGGGGCGCCTCGAATCGTGCTCGTTTCTCCCATAGCCTTCGAAAACACCGGGGACCGAAACCTGCCGACTGGTGAGTCGGAAAATGTGCAGCTAGCTGCCTATAGCCAAGCCATGGAACGAGTTGCCAAGGTTGCCGGAGTCGGTTTTGTAGACCTCTTCACCCCCACCAAGCAGCTCTTCGCGAACACTGACACTCGCCTTACGCTCAATGGAGTGCACCTGAACGATGCCGGCTACGAAGCTCTAGCTGACATTCTGATGGAGGGCCTGTTTCAAACCGGAAGTGGTGATCTTGCTGAGTTAAAATTGGAAAGGCTCCAAGCGGAAATCGATGACAAAAACTTTCACTGGTGGCATCGCTACCGCGCCGTCAACGGGTATTCCATCTATGGTGCCCGCGGTTCTGCTGGGAATGATGGAACCTACAACAACACCGATGTAATGGAACGCGAGCGTGCCATCTTGGACCAGATGACTGCCATCCGCGACCAACGTATTTGGGCATTGGCGAGTGGAGAAACGGTCTCCGAACATGCCGATGACTCCCAGACTCTACCTTTTATTGAGCCGCGGACCAACGTCGGAGGACCTGACGACAAGCAGGCCAAGGCTGGAAAGCTCGGCACACTGGACTACCTGAACGCCGCCGAGCAACAAAAGTTGTTTAAGCTAGCCGATGGCTACCAAATTCAACTTGTCGCTTCCGAAGAGCAATTTCCCGAACTGGCCAATCCCGTCGCGCTCGATTTTGACAATCAGGGGCGTCTGTGGGTTGCCACGATGGAGTCGTATCCCCACTGGAAACCGAAGTCCGTCCTCAACGACAAACTCCTAATTTTGGAAGACAATAATCAGGATGGGACCGCCGATGTGTGCAAGGTCTTTGCTGATGGGCTGCACCAACCGACCGGTTTTGAGATCGGGCGCGGCGGGGTGTTTGTTGCCCAACAACCCGACATCTTGTTCCTGCAAGACACCGATGGTGACGACCAAGAAGATACCCGCGTGCGGAGACTCGTCGGCTTTGATACGGCCGATTCTCACCATGGTATCTCTGCCTTTACCTGGGGGCCTGGCGGTAATCTGTACTTCAACGAGGGAACGTTCAAGTTCTCACAAGTTGAAAGCCCCTATGGTCTGACACGCTTGGCCGAAGCTGGAGTTTGGAAGTACGATCCACGGACCGAGAAGTTCGGAGTTCACTCGTCAGTGGCTTTTGCCAATCCTTGGGGACACGTATTCGACCGCTGGGGGCAAGACTTCATCGCCGACGCCTCACCGGGGTTCAGCTACTGGGCGGCTCCCATTTCCGGGCATATTGAGTATCCAGCTAAGCACCCTGGCGGTTCGCAGCATCGACGCGTGGCCGAATGGACTGGCGGAGACCCCAAGTTTAGCTTAACCACTTTCTACCCTAAACGCACACGCCCTTCGGCGGGAGCGGAACTCGTCTCAAGCAGTCATTTCCCACCCGATGTGCAAGGCAATTTCTTGCTTACCAATTGCATCGGTGATCGAGCCGTCCTGAGTCACAAAGTCTTTGACGACGGCTCTGCGATCAAGGGAGAAGAAGTCTCGCCGCTGGTCTATTGCGAAGATGGTAACTTTCGACCGGTCGATGTTCAATTCGCTCCCGATGGCTCTCTGTATATCGTCGATTGGCACAATGCCCTGATCGGCCACTTGCAGCACAACCTTCGCGATCCCAATCGAGATCACAGCCACGGCCGCATCTGGCGGGTTACCTACACCGGTCGTCCACTTGTGGAAGTTCCGCAAATCGAAGGTGCCCCAATTGCCAGCTTGCTCGAAGGACTCAAGACTTACGAAGACCGCATTCGCTACAATGTTCGCCGAGAATTGGCAAACCGCGATAGCGATGAAGTCGTGGCAGCCACCTCCAAGTGGATCGCTGGACTTGATCCCCAAGAGGCTGAGTATGAGCACCATCTGCTGGAGGCACTGTGGGCTTTCCAAACTCAAAATGTTGTGAATGTCGAACTGCTGAATAAACTGCTCAATGCGGAAGACTTCCGAGCTCGGGCCGCAGCGGTACGCGTTCTATCTTTCTGGCTCGATCAAGTTGACAACCCGCTCGAATTGCTACGGGCACGCGTCGCAGATGCCAATCCACGCGTTCGCTTGGAAGCGGTACGGGCGCTGAGCTTTCTGCAAGGGGACGAGGCCATCGAAGTTGCTCTGGATGTACTCAGCTACGACATGGATGAATTCCTGCAGTACACGCTCGACGAGACCATGCGAGTCCTGGAGCAGTAG
- a CDS encoding zinc-binding alcohol dehydrogenase family protein, whose protein sequence is MRAIRLEEPKRFVKVEIDAPSSPGAGQVLVKTHRMGICGTDYSGYLGKMPFFSYPRIPGHELGVEVLEVGPGVTNVQPGQRCSVEPYMNCGECFACRKGNGNCCQSLNVIGVMVDGGLCEQFLIRADKLHPSQTLSYEQLALVETLAIGCHACDRGAPQAGDHVLVIGAGPIGLATLEFTRLTGATITVMDMVESRLEFCKQTYGVAHTIHFKGDGSELEQMNKITGGDKYFVVTDATGNKHSMAGAMNFVAHTGSLVYVGITTEEICFKHPVLHKPEMTLKGSRNALPSDFTRIIGLIEDGTINTTPWITHRTSFDDVIGEFETFTKPESGVIKAVIEL, encoded by the coding sequence ATGAGAGCCATTCGACTAGAAGAACCCAAGCGATTTGTGAAAGTGGAAATTGACGCACCTAGCTCACCAGGTGCTGGTCAGGTCTTGGTGAAAACGCATCGAATGGGAATCTGTGGAACCGACTACAGCGGCTATCTTGGGAAAATGCCCTTCTTCTCCTATCCACGGATTCCTGGCCATGAATTGGGTGTCGAGGTGCTCGAGGTTGGGCCGGGGGTAACGAATGTGCAACCGGGGCAGCGATGCAGTGTGGAACCCTACATGAACTGTGGTGAGTGCTTTGCCTGCCGCAAAGGGAACGGCAATTGTTGCCAGTCTTTAAATGTGATTGGCGTGATGGTTGATGGAGGACTCTGCGAACAATTTTTGATTCGCGCGGACAAGCTCCATCCCTCCCAGACGCTCTCCTATGAGCAACTTGCCTTGGTAGAAACTCTGGCGATCGGATGCCATGCCTGTGACCGAGGAGCACCGCAAGCGGGCGATCATGTGCTGGTGATCGGTGCGGGGCCTATCGGTCTCGCGACGCTTGAATTCACGCGACTGACGGGAGCCACGATCACCGTCATGGACATGGTCGAATCGCGTCTTGAGTTCTGTAAGCAAACCTACGGAGTCGCGCACACCATTCACTTTAAAGGGGATGGCAGCGAGCTCGAGCAGATGAACAAGATCACCGGTGGCGACAAGTACTTTGTGGTTACCGATGCGACGGGCAATAAGCATTCCATGGCGGGTGCGATGAATTTCGTAGCCCATACTGGTTCGTTGGTCTACGTTGGGATCACCACCGAAGAGATCTGTTTTAAGCATCCCGTGCTTCACAAGCCAGAAATGACGTTGAAAGGCTCCCGCAACGCGCTACCCTCCGACTTCACCAGGATTATTGGACTGATCGAAGATGGAACCATTAACACCACTCCGTGGATCACCCATCGCACCAGCTTTGACGATGTGATTGGTGAATTTGAGACTTTTACGAAACCGGAATCTGGCGTCATCAAGGCTGTGATTGAGCTGTAG
- a CDS encoding glycosyltransferase family 4 protein encodes MKQLTRPGKALPKRVFIDATYTLSSSKSSGIERVVRNLSRELRSLGQEGEIPDPILVVNQDGKFYAVDDEFTSSYQHLRESHQNVLSNTSGAYRSAAQAVCTVTRLRVLRKWLLPQAGHLGIFKLPHSLRAAKIRKGLASRNLPIDLGKEDLIILPDAYWINRLRSSVWPAAEIARQAGACVATVLYDLIPLTHPEFVGIKRRDAFLDYLTKAALNSDLLLAISDTVRDQVREFLPTLAPQSSEFCNDIRSFQLGAELEDVRGETRSHVTELFSETEKRPYLTVSTFDPRKNHTYLLNAFDRLWGQGEDVRLCLVGRIGSRCDDVVARVRSHPELGKRLYLLDDLSDCELQFCYRNARGVVFPSLVEGFGLPIVEALWFGKKTFVSDTPIHREVGRNDCTYFGLSNPAALVEAIQDWEQALIACPSPELPVRVPTTWEQSSRELCDHCLEAFTQRYRGPRKSAIAA; translated from the coding sequence GTGAAACAGCTAACAAGACCTGGAAAAGCATTGCCCAAACGGGTATTCATCGATGCGACCTATACCCTCAGCTCCAGTAAGAGCTCCGGTATCGAACGGGTTGTTCGCAACTTGTCGCGAGAGCTCCGCAGCCTCGGGCAAGAAGGGGAAATCCCGGACCCCATTTTGGTGGTCAACCAGGATGGCAAGTTCTATGCTGTGGATGATGAGTTCACCTCCAGCTACCAGCATTTGCGTGAGTCGCATCAAAATGTTCTGTCCAACACGTCCGGCGCCTATCGGTCCGCGGCTCAAGCCGTGTGCACCGTCACGCGTTTGCGGGTGCTGCGGAAGTGGCTGCTACCGCAAGCAGGACATCTGGGAATCTTCAAATTGCCTCACAGCCTGCGAGCAGCCAAAATCCGAAAGGGCTTGGCAAGCCGCAATCTTCCGATCGATTTAGGAAAGGAAGATCTGATCATTTTGCCGGACGCCTATTGGATCAATCGCTTGCGTAGTAGCGTCTGGCCCGCAGCGGAAATTGCTCGTCAAGCGGGCGCCTGCGTGGCCACGGTGCTCTACGATCTGATTCCGTTGACGCATCCAGAGTTCGTGGGCATCAAGCGGCGTGATGCTTTCCTGGATTACCTAACTAAGGCAGCTTTGAACTCAGATCTGCTGCTGGCCATCTCCGATACAGTGCGTGACCAAGTCCGCGAATTCCTGCCAACGCTCGCACCGCAGTCGAGCGAATTCTGCAACGACATTCGATCGTTTCAATTAGGGGCCGAACTCGAGGATGTACGAGGCGAGACCCGAAGCCACGTTACGGAGCTGTTTTCTGAGACTGAAAAGCGGCCCTATCTAACGGTTTCCACATTCGATCCACGCAAAAACCATACTTACCTCCTCAATGCTTTCGATCGACTGTGGGGACAAGGTGAAGACGTGCGACTCTGCCTCGTCGGGCGTATCGGCTCGAGATGTGATGATGTGGTTGCAAGAGTTCGCTCCCATCCTGAACTTGGCAAGCGGCTGTATCTGCTGGACGATCTCAGCGATTGCGAACTTCAATTTTGCTACCGCAATGCCCGAGGGGTCGTCTTTCCGTCGCTCGTCGAGGGATTTGGCCTCCCCATCGTTGAAGCCTTGTGGTTCGGCAAGAAGACGTTCGTCAGCGATACCCCTATCCACCGGGAGGTCGGTCGCAACGACTGCACGTATTTCGGTCTGTCGAATCCCGCAGCACTCGTTGAAGCGATCCAAGACTGGGAACAAGCCCTGATCGCTTGCCCTTCCCCAGAGTTGCCCGTGCGTGTTCCTACCACTTGGGAGCAAAGCAGTCGCGAACTCTGCGACCACTGCTTAGAAGCCTTCACGCAACGCTATCGCGGCCCCCGCAAGTCGGCCATCGCCGCCTAG